The genomic window GTTGATCAAAGTTTCTATTCTGGTAACAATGGTTATGTCATTGGTTGGGTTGCAGGTTATAGTTTTCAATTGTGGTCACAAAATTTTTTTATCACTAATTGGCATGAAATGGAATTTAATCGCGCAAAACGCTATGGTAATGGCGGAAAAGAAGGGATTAATGGCGCTATTGCGTTATGGTGGACGCCATTAGAAACCTTATCTGCGGGTATTCAATATCGTTATGCCGATAACAAGCTTGGGGATGATTTCTATCACGATGGGATCATTTATACCATTAAATATAATTTTTAATCATGTAAGCTAACGTAAAGACAGCGTTTTTGATAATAAATACTACTTTTAACTAGTGCTAAATAACAAGCATCAAAAAATTTAACGGTTATTTAGCATTATAATTGATTTTCAACCTATAAAATCACACGGCCGCTTCCATTTATCTACTTCTTTTTATTCATAATAAAATCATTTAATGTAAATATTTGTTAACCGCAAAATAATCATTAAAACCGTTCTATAATAAATTCAATTTTACATGTGATCACTTTAACAGAAAGTAATAACAATTATATTTGTGCGCCTTACAATTGTTTACACTAATATAACGTTACCGTAAAATGCCCACACTGATACAAAACGACAATAACCATCTTTGTCATTTGGGGTCGCTAAATGAGACTTATAAAATATAAAGGAAGTATTGGAGTCATCTCACTGCTTGCTATTGTTTGCCTGCTAACTGGTTGCGATATGGTATTAATGGATCCTAAGGGCGCCATTGGTATTGAGCAAAGAAAACTAATACTGACTGCGCTTGGTTTAATGTTAATTGTTGTCATTCCGGTCATTTTTATGGCGATTATCTTCGCCAGAAAATATCGAGCAAGCAACAAACAAGCAACCTACCGGCCAGACTGGGCTCACTCAAATAAAATCGAGTTAGTTTGCTGGACAGTTCCTATCATCATCATCATCATTCTTGCCGTAATCACCTGGAAAACCACCCATCAATTGGATCCCTATAAACCATTAGAAAGCGATAAAAAACCTATTACCATTCAGGTCATTTCAACCGATTGGAAATGGATATTTGTCTACCCAGAAGAAAATATTGCTACCGTTAATGAAATCGCGATTCCTGTCGGTGTGCCAATCAACTTTAAAGTGACAGCTGAGTCAGTGATGAATTCCTTTTTTATTCCCGCACTGGGTGGCCAAATTTATGCGATGGCCGGTATGCAAACGAAGCTTCACTTAATTGCTAATGAACCTGGTACCTATAAAGGCTTTTCATCAAGTTATAGCGGGCATGGTTTTTCAGACATGAAATTTAATGTTATTGCAACGCCTGATATGGCAAGCTTTGACAAATGGGTACAACAAGTAAAAGCATCCCCCAAAACGCTAGATAGCATGGCGACATTTAACCAATTGGCTAAACCTAGCCACAATGTTCCTGTTACCTATTTTTCAAGCGTAAAACCAAATCTCTATGAAGAACTGATATTAAAATTCGGCCATGAACATCATATCAATCATGCTAACAAAACCGTACATGAAATGTCTGGCAATCAATTAATGCATATGAACCATTCTGCTCATGTCGATGCTAAGGAATAAATAGTATGTTGGGTAAATTAACGCTCGATGCAATCCCGATTCACGAGCCAATTATTGTCATCACTGTGATCTGTATTTTATTAGCGGGTATCGCTATTTTAG from Arsenophonus sp. aPb includes these protein-coding regions:
- the cyoA gene encoding cytochrome o ubiquinol oxidase subunit II; this encodes MRLIKYKGSIGVISLLAIVCLLTGCDMVLMDPKGAIGIEQRKLILTALGLMLIVVIPVIFMAIIFARKYRASNKQATYRPDWAHSNKIELVCWTVPIIIIIILAVITWKTTHQLDPYKPLESDKKPITIQVISTDWKWIFVYPEENIATVNEIAIPVGVPINFKVTAESVMNSFFIPALGGQIYAMAGMQTKLHLIANEPGTYKGFSSSYSGHGFSDMKFNVIATPDMASFDKWVQQVKASPKTLDSMATFNQLAKPSHNVPVTYFSSVKPNLYEELILKFGHEHHINHANKTVHEMSGNQLMHMNHSAHVDAKE